ACCTGTACGACCAGAACAGCATGACCATGCCCGATGTCTACTTTGTGAACATGGCTGTGGCGGGCCTGGTGCTCAGCGCCCTGGCGCCCGTGCACCTGCTGGGCCCCACTGCCTCTGGGTGGGCCCTGTGGGGCTTCAGCAGTGAGGCACACATCACACTGCTGGTGCTGTTCAACGTCTCCTCCCTGGTGACCATGTACTCCACAGCCCTGCTCAGCCTCGACTACTACATCGAGCGCGCTCTGCCGCGCACCTACATGTCCAGCGTCTACAACACCAGGCATGTGTGCGGCTttgtctggggtggggccctgcTCACCAGCTTCTCTTCCCTGCTATTCTACATCTGCAGCCACGTGGCGGCCAGGGTTGTTGAGTGTTCCAAAATGCAGGACACAGAGGCTGCTGATGCCATCATGGTGTTCATCGGGTACTTGGTCCCCACCCTGGCCGTGCTCTACGCACTAGCACTCATCTCGAGGATCCGGAAGGAAGACACACCCCTTGACCAGGATGCGGGGAGGCTGGACCCCTCGGTGCACAGGCTTCTGGTGGC
The sequence above is drawn from the Canis lupus baileyi chromosome 8, mCanLup2.hap1, whole genome shotgun sequence genome and encodes:
- the GPR146 gene encoding probable G-protein coupled receptor 146, producing the protein MWSCGPLNGTGSLEDQLLCQHFHLVLSVFSLLYLVIGVPIGLGYNALLVLVNLYDQNSMTMPDVYFVNMAVAGLVLSALAPVHLLGPTASGWALWGFSSEAHITLLVLFNVSSLVTMYSTALLSLDYYIERALPRTYMSSVYNTRHVCGFVWGGALLTSFSSLLFYICSHVAARVVECSKMQDTEAADAIMVFIGYLVPTLAVLYALALISRIRKEDTPLDQDAGRLDPSVHRLLVATVCTQFGLWTPHYLTLLAHTLLALRGKPMDGRYLGILLFAKDVSRFLAFSSSSVMPLLYRYINRNFPGKLRRLIKKMHCGHQSCSPDQVGVQQVMA